Genomic window (Pseudomonadota bacterium):
AGATTCTTTGATTTAATGGCTAATTCCTGTTCCATTGCTTTAATTGCCTCATTTACAAGCTTACGTTCTGTTATATCCTGCCTTGTACCCTCGTAATATATAACATTCCCGTTTTTATCACGAACTGCGATGGCGTTTAAGATCCCCCATCTCAATACACCGTCCTTGCCACGAAACTGAACTTCAAAGTTACTAAGAAAACCTTCTTCCAGGAGCTTGCGCATCGCCTCATTACTATCCTCAGGCCTGGCATATAGTTGTGTACCAATATCACTAATGGAATCAACCATTTCTTCGTGCAATAAATAAGCTTCTAAAGAAGCTTTGGCAGGATTTGAATTTAGAGAACATCCTTCCGGTGATATCCGGTATATACTTATTTGGCATTTCTCAAATAGATTACTGTATTTCTCTTCTATTTTTTGCAGAGCTTCTTTCAAAAACTTATGCTCAGTCTCATATTTCTCAAGTTCGTCAACACGCTTTTCCAAGTCTGCTATATAATCCAGCAACTGTCCTATGGTTTTATTTGTATAATCCATTTTTCAGGCTCCTTGAAACGCTTTCAGAGAATTAAAAGTATACAATGTTCACAAATAAAATGCTTCTAAAAATATAATAACCCACCATTATCCGTTACCTACTTTTAATGGATAACATGATGGTCCTTCCGGTGGTCTATGCACAGAAGTGCCGGCAGCTTTTCCGTTTTTTTCTCTGTGCCCGGCTTATGTTAAAATTTAAGGGACACCATTACATTTTCCATGATATTTAAGGTCGGGGTTAGATGCAAGTTCTGGAAGATATAACCGAATGTCTCCCTCCTTATTTTTGTCAATTTACATTCGGAAAGGCTATTTCTGTTGCCGAAGATTGATCGGTCATCGAGGTAATACCCCCCCGGTCATGGGGATTATGAGAAAGTTGATCGGTACAGTTTTGACTGACCCTGATGACCCAATACCGGCAAGATTA
Coding sequences:
- a CDS encoding LuxR C-terminal-related transcriptional regulator, yielding MDYTNKTIGQLLDYIADLEKRVDELEKYETEHKFLKEALQKIEEKYSNLFEKCQISIYRISPEGCSLNSNPAKASLEAYLLHEEMVDSISDIGTQLYARPEDSNEAMRKLLEEGFLSNFEVQFRGKDGVLRWGILNAIAVRDKNGNVIYYEGTRQDITERKLVNEAIKAMEQELAIKSKNLEELNIALRVLLKQMETDRKALEEKFVSNVKTLVLPYTEKIQKHRLDAEQKAYLDIMETNLKNVISPFLSMVSQFNFTPKEIEVVSLIRDKKSTKEIAEIMGVSPCAIDAHRNKIRKKIGLNNKKTNLQSYLQGLK